A genomic window from Maylandia zebra isolate NMK-2024a linkage group LG20, Mzebra_GT3a, whole genome shotgun sequence includes:
- the frmd4bb gene encoding FERM domain-containing protein 4B isoform X4, which yields MISSQGCIHTCTLPGEVYQMTEGKLCQVHLLDDRKLELLVQPKLLSYELLDLVSSHFNLKEKEFFGLAFFDDNGQCKWLQMDRRVLDHDFSKKPGPIALNFLVRFYVENITQLKDIITVELFYLNAKSAVYSGIIEVESDNVFKLAANALQEAKGDYTSDENTRADLKKLPTLPTKVLKEHPSLAYCEDRVIEYYKQLKGVSRGQAIVQYLTLVESLPTYGVHYYEVKDKQGIPWWLGISYKGIGQYDLQDKLKPRKLYQWKQLENLYFREKKFAVEVNDPHRRAVTKRTFGQTGLLIHTWYASHSLIKTIWVMAISQHQFYLDRKQSKAKLGTTRSLEEIAMDLTEHGGAKINRLGDVGLKNNFITASNGSLVSTGSADSEMSEEQKKEKLTELRKKEQEIQDILAKKTKELKKICLREAELTGKLPKEYPLSSGERPPQVRRRVGTAFKLDDLFPYNEDPILRNLESRFALQQKIVEAAKKLANEPELCKTVKKKRRRNCLDAMQKLQQIEDEMNQYRIKKGKKPTQRSSVIIADELARSNCSSLSSLPLDDDDSDSLSQRPRSRSVQGSPQLSPMRSLGAEFDLERQASPRDNHHNKNHNRLEGSPHCFRHRSGSLESQPRLRKDRDSEKPVFILSPAHRSNSTEVLEDCSSYTSQSSLDYCGAANSHYSTLDSRTSTMHRLHRKVEVYGNTGSMPNLVQHHSGCSYSCEPSPHYAPSAYYVAGYPCPDMEPYANGAYVYENEVEGHYNVNPSYQMNGYHGHDRFRHYSSDGADNLSQNPYATVRPPRTREGPRNELLAKNMQKALVAEHLRGWYHRNRGHREGGRGLLAGYDFDSGSQLSLGYQTMPAAFSHSSRATSFSSVSSAESTGNWRNQLAVGLTEFDAPDTPQYPHPGASASLYNRSPTHNRNSPENKESDTMPQKCESVDVVGAEATIAAEPSDNLSST from the exons ATGATATCTAGTCAGGGATGCATCCACACCTGCACTCTCCCTGGAGAGGTTTACCAG ATGACTGAGGGCAAACTGTGCCAAGTGCACTTATTGGATGACAGGAAGCTAGAGCTGCTGGTTCAG CCGAAGCTTCTGTCTTATGAACTCCTTGACTTGGTTTCCTCCCACTTCAACCTCAAAGAGAAGGAATTTTTTGGTCTGGCCTTTTTTGATGACAA TGGCCAGTGTAAGTGGTTGCAGATGGACCGCAGAGTCCTTGATCACGACTTTTCAAAGAAGCCCGGGCCCATTGCCCTGAATTTCTTGGTCAG GTTTTATGTGGAAAACATAACACAACTTAAAGATATcataacagtggagctgttctacCTGAATGCCAAATCTGCTGTCTACAGT GGGATTATTGAAGTGGAAAGTGATAACGTCTTCAAATTAGCTGCAAATGCCTTGCAG GAGGCTAAAGGAGACTATACAAG TGATGAAAACACTCGAGCTGATTTGAAGAAACTACCTACTCTTCCCACCAAAGTACTCAAGGAACACCCATCTCTTGCATACTG TGAGGATCGAGTTATTGAATATTATAAGCAGCTGAAAGGTGTTTCTCGAGGACAGGCCATTGTGCA GTATTTGACGTTGGTGGAATCACTGCCAACGTATGGCGTCCATTATTATGAGGTTAAG GATAAACAGGGGATCCCATGGTGGCTTGGAATCAGCTATAAGGGCATTGGCCAGTATGATCTCCAGGATAAATTAAAACCTCGGAAG CTGTACCAGTGGAAGCAGCTGGAAAACTTGTACTTCCGTGAGAAAAAGTTTGCCGTAGAAGTTAatgatccacacag GAGAGCAGTAACCAAACGAACCTTTGGGCAGACGGGGCTACTCATCCACACGTGGTATGCAAGCCATTCTTTAATCAAGACCATTTGGGTCATGGCTATTAGTCAGCATCAGTTCTACTTGGACAGAAAGCAAAGCAAA GCTAAACTCGGAACAACAAGAAGTTTAGAGGAAATTGCAATGGACCTCACAGAGCATGGAGGGGCGAAAATAAACAGACTGGGTGATGTGGGCCTTAAGAATAACTTCATAACAGCCAGCAATGGGAGTTTGGTATCTACAG GTTCAGCAGACTCTGAAATGAGTGAAgagcaaaagaaggaaaaactcactgAACTAAGAAAAAAGGAACAGGAGATTCAAGATATTTTGgctaagaaaacaaaagagctgaagaagatctgCCTGAGAGAGGCG GAGCTTACCGGCAAACTGCCAAAAGAGTATCCCCTTTCTTCAGGTGAAAGACCACCACAGGTCAGACGGCGAGTTGGCACTGCTTTCAAGTTAGATGACCTTTTTCCCTACAATGAG GATCCCATCCTGAGAAACCTGGAGAGCAGATTTGCCCTTCAGCAGAAGATTGTGGAGGCGGCTAAGAAGCTCGCAAATGAACCAGAACTGTGCAAAACTGttaagaagaaaagaaggagaAACTGTTTGGATGCTATGCAGAAACTGCAACAGATAGAGGATGAGATGAACCAGTACAGAATCAAGAAGGGGAAAAAGCCCACACAACGGTCCTCAGTCATCATTGCAG ATGAACTCGCTCGTTCAAACTGCAGCTCTCTGTCTAGTCTCCCACTGGATGATG ATGATTCAGACAGTCTCAGTCAAAGGCCACGCTCACGGTCAGTCCAAGGATCCCCTCAACTAAGTCCAATGCGATCACTGGGAGCAGAATTTGATTTGGAGAGACAGGCATCTCCACGGGATAATCACCACAACAAGAACCACAACAG GTTGGAGGGATCTCCTCATTGCTTCAGGCATCGCAGTGGAAGTCTGGAGTCTCAGCCTCGgctgagaaaagacagagatTCAGAGAAGCCCGTCTTTATCTTGTCACCGGCCCACCGCAGCAACAGCACAGAGGTATTAGAAGATTGCTCCTCTTACACGAGCCAGTCAAGTCTGGACTACTGCGGGGCTGCCAACTCCCACTACAGTACACTGGACTCCCGTACCTCAACCATGCATCGTCTTCACAGAAAAGTAGAAGTGTATGGTAATACTGGGAGCATGCCAAACTTGGTCCAGCACCATTCTGGTTGTAGTTATTCATGTGAGCCCTCACCACACTATGCACCCAGTGCCTACTATGTTGCCGGCTACCCCTGTCCGGACATGGAGCCTTATGCTAATGGTGCCTATGTATATGAGAATGAAGTCGAAGGCCACTACAACGTCAACCCATCCTACCAAATGAATGGGTATCACGGACATGACAGATTCAGGCACTACAGCAGTGATGGGGCGGATAATCTTTCTCAGAATCCGTACGCAACAGTGAGGCCACCACGGACCAGAGAGGGGCCTAGAAATGAGCTCTTGGCCAAGAACATGCAGAAGGCCCTGGTTGCAGAGCACCTGAGAGGCTGGTACCACCGAAACAGAGGCCACagggaaggagggaggggaTTACTGGCTGGATATGACTTTGACAGTGGCTCTCAGCTCAGCTTGGGATATCAGACCATGCCGGCGGCCTTCAGCCACTCGAGCCGAGCCACCTCTTTCTCTTCAG tTTCCTCAGCAGAGAGCACAGGGAACTGGCGCAACCAGCTGGCAGTCGGCCTGACAGAGTTTGATGCACCTGACACACCTCAGTACCCTCATCCTGGAGCTTCAGCATCCCTGTACAACCGCAGTCCCACACATAACAG AAATTCTCCAGAAAACAAAGAGTCTGACACAATGCCCCAAAAATGTGAGTCAGTAGATGTGGTTGGCGCTGAGGCCACTATTGCAGCTGAACCATCAGACAACCTTTCTAGCACTTAA
- the frmd4bb gene encoding FERM domain-containing protein 4B isoform X1 — MISSQGCIHTCTLPGEVYQMTEGKLCQVHLLDDRKLELLVQPKLLSYELLDLVSSHFNLKEKEFFGLAFFDDNGQCKWLQMDRRVLDHDFSKKPGPIALNFLVRFYVENITQLKDIITVELFYLNAKSAVYSGIIEVESDNVFKLAANALQEAKGDYTSDENTRADLKKLPTLPTKVLKEHPSLAYCEDRVIEYYKQLKGVSRGQAIVQYLTLVESLPTYGVHYYEVKDKQGIPWWLGISYKGIGQYDLQDKLKPRKLYQWKQLENLYFREKKFAVEVNDPHRRAVTKRTFGQTGLLIHTWYASHSLIKTIWVMAISQHQFYLDRKQSKAKLGTTRSLEEIAMDLTEHGGAKINRLGDVGLKNNFITASNGSLVSTGSADSEMSEEQKKEKLTELRKKEQEIQDILAKKTKELKKICLREAELTGKLPKEYPLSSGERPPQVRRRVGTAFKLDDLFPYNEDPILRNLESRFALQQKIVEAAKKLANEPELCKTVKKKRRRNCLDAMQKLQQIEDEMNQYRIKKGKKPTQRSSVIIADELARSNCSSLSSLPLDDDDSDSLSQRPRSRSVQGSPQLSPMRSLGAEFDLERQASPRDNHHNKNHNRLAVDGQEASNYYQNPREVSSTHSSPYKTLPRPPRDPRSMPPTPVMTRNAYSSSQLRLEGSPHCFRHRSGSLESQPRLRKDRDSEKPVFILSPAHRSNSTEVLEDCSSYTSQSSLDYCGAANSHYSTLDSRTSTMHRLHRKVEVYGNTGSMPNLVQHHSGCSYSCEPSPHYAPSAYYVAGYPCPDMEPYANGAYVYENEVEGHYNVNPSYQMNGYHGHDRFRHYSSDGADNLSQNPYATVRPPRTREGPRNELLAKNMQKALVAEHLRGWYHRNRGHREGGRGLLAGYDFDSGSQLSLGYQTMPAAFSHSSRATSFSSVSSAESTGNWRNQLAVGLTEFDAPDTPQYPHPGASASLYNRSPTHNRNSPENKESDTMPQKCESVDVVGAEATIAAEPSDNLSST, encoded by the exons ATGATATCTAGTCAGGGATGCATCCACACCTGCACTCTCCCTGGAGAGGTTTACCAG ATGACTGAGGGCAAACTGTGCCAAGTGCACTTATTGGATGACAGGAAGCTAGAGCTGCTGGTTCAG CCGAAGCTTCTGTCTTATGAACTCCTTGACTTGGTTTCCTCCCACTTCAACCTCAAAGAGAAGGAATTTTTTGGTCTGGCCTTTTTTGATGACAA TGGCCAGTGTAAGTGGTTGCAGATGGACCGCAGAGTCCTTGATCACGACTTTTCAAAGAAGCCCGGGCCCATTGCCCTGAATTTCTTGGTCAG GTTTTATGTGGAAAACATAACACAACTTAAAGATATcataacagtggagctgttctacCTGAATGCCAAATCTGCTGTCTACAGT GGGATTATTGAAGTGGAAAGTGATAACGTCTTCAAATTAGCTGCAAATGCCTTGCAG GAGGCTAAAGGAGACTATACAAG TGATGAAAACACTCGAGCTGATTTGAAGAAACTACCTACTCTTCCCACCAAAGTACTCAAGGAACACCCATCTCTTGCATACTG TGAGGATCGAGTTATTGAATATTATAAGCAGCTGAAAGGTGTTTCTCGAGGACAGGCCATTGTGCA GTATTTGACGTTGGTGGAATCACTGCCAACGTATGGCGTCCATTATTATGAGGTTAAG GATAAACAGGGGATCCCATGGTGGCTTGGAATCAGCTATAAGGGCATTGGCCAGTATGATCTCCAGGATAAATTAAAACCTCGGAAG CTGTACCAGTGGAAGCAGCTGGAAAACTTGTACTTCCGTGAGAAAAAGTTTGCCGTAGAAGTTAatgatccacacag GAGAGCAGTAACCAAACGAACCTTTGGGCAGACGGGGCTACTCATCCACACGTGGTATGCAAGCCATTCTTTAATCAAGACCATTTGGGTCATGGCTATTAGTCAGCATCAGTTCTACTTGGACAGAAAGCAAAGCAAA GCTAAACTCGGAACAACAAGAAGTTTAGAGGAAATTGCAATGGACCTCACAGAGCATGGAGGGGCGAAAATAAACAGACTGGGTGATGTGGGCCTTAAGAATAACTTCATAACAGCCAGCAATGGGAGTTTGGTATCTACAG GTTCAGCAGACTCTGAAATGAGTGAAgagcaaaagaaggaaaaactcactgAACTAAGAAAAAAGGAACAGGAGATTCAAGATATTTTGgctaagaaaacaaaagagctgaagaagatctgCCTGAGAGAGGCG GAGCTTACCGGCAAACTGCCAAAAGAGTATCCCCTTTCTTCAGGTGAAAGACCACCACAGGTCAGACGGCGAGTTGGCACTGCTTTCAAGTTAGATGACCTTTTTCCCTACAATGAG GATCCCATCCTGAGAAACCTGGAGAGCAGATTTGCCCTTCAGCAGAAGATTGTGGAGGCGGCTAAGAAGCTCGCAAATGAACCAGAACTGTGCAAAACTGttaagaagaaaagaaggagaAACTGTTTGGATGCTATGCAGAAACTGCAACAGATAGAGGATGAGATGAACCAGTACAGAATCAAGAAGGGGAAAAAGCCCACACAACGGTCCTCAGTCATCATTGCAG ATGAACTCGCTCGTTCAAACTGCAGCTCTCTGTCTAGTCTCCCACTGGATGATG ATGATTCAGACAGTCTCAGTCAAAGGCCACGCTCACGGTCAGTCCAAGGATCCCCTCAACTAAGTCCAATGCGATCACTGGGAGCAGAATTTGATTTGGAGAGACAGGCATCTCCACGGGATAATCACCACAACAAGAACCACAACAG ATTAGCTGTTGATGGCCAGGAGGCTTCAAATTACTACCAGAATCCAAGAGAGGTCTCCTCCACCCACAGTAGTCCCTATAAAACCCTTCCCAGACCTCCTAGAGATCCTCGCAGCATGCCTCCCACCCCGGTTATGACCCGCAATGCCTACAGCAGCAGTCAGCTCAG GTTGGAGGGATCTCCTCATTGCTTCAGGCATCGCAGTGGAAGTCTGGAGTCTCAGCCTCGgctgagaaaagacagagatTCAGAGAAGCCCGTCTTTATCTTGTCACCGGCCCACCGCAGCAACAGCACAGAGGTATTAGAAGATTGCTCCTCTTACACGAGCCAGTCAAGTCTGGACTACTGCGGGGCTGCCAACTCCCACTACAGTACACTGGACTCCCGTACCTCAACCATGCATCGTCTTCACAGAAAAGTAGAAGTGTATGGTAATACTGGGAGCATGCCAAACTTGGTCCAGCACCATTCTGGTTGTAGTTATTCATGTGAGCCCTCACCACACTATGCACCCAGTGCCTACTATGTTGCCGGCTACCCCTGTCCGGACATGGAGCCTTATGCTAATGGTGCCTATGTATATGAGAATGAAGTCGAAGGCCACTACAACGTCAACCCATCCTACCAAATGAATGGGTATCACGGACATGACAGATTCAGGCACTACAGCAGTGATGGGGCGGATAATCTTTCTCAGAATCCGTACGCAACAGTGAGGCCACCACGGACCAGAGAGGGGCCTAGAAATGAGCTCTTGGCCAAGAACATGCAGAAGGCCCTGGTTGCAGAGCACCTGAGAGGCTGGTACCACCGAAACAGAGGCCACagggaaggagggaggggaTTACTGGCTGGATATGACTTTGACAGTGGCTCTCAGCTCAGCTTGGGATATCAGACCATGCCGGCGGCCTTCAGCCACTCGAGCCGAGCCACCTCTTTCTCTTCAG tTTCCTCAGCAGAGAGCACAGGGAACTGGCGCAACCAGCTGGCAGTCGGCCTGACAGAGTTTGATGCACCTGACACACCTCAGTACCCTCATCCTGGAGCTTCAGCATCCCTGTACAACCGCAGTCCCACACATAACAG AAATTCTCCAGAAAACAAAGAGTCTGACACAATGCCCCAAAAATGTGAGTCAGTAGATGTGGTTGGCGCTGAGGCCACTATTGCAGCTGAACCATCAGACAACCTTTCTAGCACTTAA
- the frmd4bb gene encoding FERM domain-containing protein 4B isoform X3 — protein MISSQGCIHTCTLPGEVYQMTEGKLCQVHLLDDRKLELLVQPKLLSYELLDLVSSHFNLKEKEFFGLAFFDDNGQCKWLQMDRRVLDHDFSKKPGPIALNFLVRFYVENITQLKDIITVELFYLNAKSAVYSGIIEVESDNVFKLAANALQEAKGDYTSDENTRADLKKLPTLPTKVLKEHPSLAYCEDRVIEYYKQLKGVSRGQAIVQYLTLVESLPTYGVHYYEVKDKQGIPWWLGISYKGIGQYDLQDKLKPRKLYQWKQLENLYFREKKFAVEVNDPHRRAVTKRTFGQTGLLIHTWYASHSLIKTIWVMAISQHQFYLDRKQSKAKLGTTRSLEEIAMDLTEHGGAKINRLGDVGLKNNFITASNGSLVSTGSADSEMSEEQKKEKLTELRKKEQEIQDILAKKTKELKKICLREAELTGKLPKEYPLSSGERPPQVRRRVGTAFKLDDLFPYNEDPILRNLESRFALQQKIVEAAKKLANEPELCKTVKKKRRRNCLDAMQKLQQIEDEMNQYRIKKGKKPTQRSSVIIADELARSNCSSLSSLPLDDDDSDSLSQRPRSRSVQGSPQLSPMRSLGAEFDLERQASPRDNHHNKNHNRLAVDGQEASNYYQNPREVSSTHSSPYKTLPRPPRDPRSMPPTPVMTRNAYSSSQLRLEGSPHCFRHRSGSLESQPRLRKDRDSEKPVFILSPAHRSNSTEVLEDCSSYTSQSSLDYCGAANSHYSTLDSRTSTMHRLHRKVEVYGNTGSMPNLVQHHSGCSYSCEPSPHYAPSAYYVAGYPCPDMEPYANGAYVYENEVEGHYNVNPSYQMNGYHGHDRFRHYSSDGADNLSQNPYATVRPPRTREGPRNELLAKNMQKALVAEHLRGWYHRNRGHREGGRGLLAGYDFDSGSQLSLGYQTMPAAFSHSSRATSFSSVSSAESTGNWRNQLAVGLTEFDAPDTPQYPHPGASASLYNRSPTHNRFYLDGSYMSIH, from the exons ATGATATCTAGTCAGGGATGCATCCACACCTGCACTCTCCCTGGAGAGGTTTACCAG ATGACTGAGGGCAAACTGTGCCAAGTGCACTTATTGGATGACAGGAAGCTAGAGCTGCTGGTTCAG CCGAAGCTTCTGTCTTATGAACTCCTTGACTTGGTTTCCTCCCACTTCAACCTCAAAGAGAAGGAATTTTTTGGTCTGGCCTTTTTTGATGACAA TGGCCAGTGTAAGTGGTTGCAGATGGACCGCAGAGTCCTTGATCACGACTTTTCAAAGAAGCCCGGGCCCATTGCCCTGAATTTCTTGGTCAG GTTTTATGTGGAAAACATAACACAACTTAAAGATATcataacagtggagctgttctacCTGAATGCCAAATCTGCTGTCTACAGT GGGATTATTGAAGTGGAAAGTGATAACGTCTTCAAATTAGCTGCAAATGCCTTGCAG GAGGCTAAAGGAGACTATACAAG TGATGAAAACACTCGAGCTGATTTGAAGAAACTACCTACTCTTCCCACCAAAGTACTCAAGGAACACCCATCTCTTGCATACTG TGAGGATCGAGTTATTGAATATTATAAGCAGCTGAAAGGTGTTTCTCGAGGACAGGCCATTGTGCA GTATTTGACGTTGGTGGAATCACTGCCAACGTATGGCGTCCATTATTATGAGGTTAAG GATAAACAGGGGATCCCATGGTGGCTTGGAATCAGCTATAAGGGCATTGGCCAGTATGATCTCCAGGATAAATTAAAACCTCGGAAG CTGTACCAGTGGAAGCAGCTGGAAAACTTGTACTTCCGTGAGAAAAAGTTTGCCGTAGAAGTTAatgatccacacag GAGAGCAGTAACCAAACGAACCTTTGGGCAGACGGGGCTACTCATCCACACGTGGTATGCAAGCCATTCTTTAATCAAGACCATTTGGGTCATGGCTATTAGTCAGCATCAGTTCTACTTGGACAGAAAGCAAAGCAAA GCTAAACTCGGAACAACAAGAAGTTTAGAGGAAATTGCAATGGACCTCACAGAGCATGGAGGGGCGAAAATAAACAGACTGGGTGATGTGGGCCTTAAGAATAACTTCATAACAGCCAGCAATGGGAGTTTGGTATCTACAG GTTCAGCAGACTCTGAAATGAGTGAAgagcaaaagaaggaaaaactcactgAACTAAGAAAAAAGGAACAGGAGATTCAAGATATTTTGgctaagaaaacaaaagagctgaagaagatctgCCTGAGAGAGGCG GAGCTTACCGGCAAACTGCCAAAAGAGTATCCCCTTTCTTCAGGTGAAAGACCACCACAGGTCAGACGGCGAGTTGGCACTGCTTTCAAGTTAGATGACCTTTTTCCCTACAATGAG GATCCCATCCTGAGAAACCTGGAGAGCAGATTTGCCCTTCAGCAGAAGATTGTGGAGGCGGCTAAGAAGCTCGCAAATGAACCAGAACTGTGCAAAACTGttaagaagaaaagaaggagaAACTGTTTGGATGCTATGCAGAAACTGCAACAGATAGAGGATGAGATGAACCAGTACAGAATCAAGAAGGGGAAAAAGCCCACACAACGGTCCTCAGTCATCATTGCAG ATGAACTCGCTCGTTCAAACTGCAGCTCTCTGTCTAGTCTCCCACTGGATGATG ATGATTCAGACAGTCTCAGTCAAAGGCCACGCTCACGGTCAGTCCAAGGATCCCCTCAACTAAGTCCAATGCGATCACTGGGAGCAGAATTTGATTTGGAGAGACAGGCATCTCCACGGGATAATCACCACAACAAGAACCACAACAG ATTAGCTGTTGATGGCCAGGAGGCTTCAAATTACTACCAGAATCCAAGAGAGGTCTCCTCCACCCACAGTAGTCCCTATAAAACCCTTCCCAGACCTCCTAGAGATCCTCGCAGCATGCCTCCCACCCCGGTTATGACCCGCAATGCCTACAGCAGCAGTCAGCTCAG GTTGGAGGGATCTCCTCATTGCTTCAGGCATCGCAGTGGAAGTCTGGAGTCTCAGCCTCGgctgagaaaagacagagatTCAGAGAAGCCCGTCTTTATCTTGTCACCGGCCCACCGCAGCAACAGCACAGAGGTATTAGAAGATTGCTCCTCTTACACGAGCCAGTCAAGTCTGGACTACTGCGGGGCTGCCAACTCCCACTACAGTACACTGGACTCCCGTACCTCAACCATGCATCGTCTTCACAGAAAAGTAGAAGTGTATGGTAATACTGGGAGCATGCCAAACTTGGTCCAGCACCATTCTGGTTGTAGTTATTCATGTGAGCCCTCACCACACTATGCACCCAGTGCCTACTATGTTGCCGGCTACCCCTGTCCGGACATGGAGCCTTATGCTAATGGTGCCTATGTATATGAGAATGAAGTCGAAGGCCACTACAACGTCAACCCATCCTACCAAATGAATGGGTATCACGGACATGACAGATTCAGGCACTACAGCAGTGATGGGGCGGATAATCTTTCTCAGAATCCGTACGCAACAGTGAGGCCACCACGGACCAGAGAGGGGCCTAGAAATGAGCTCTTGGCCAAGAACATGCAGAAGGCCCTGGTTGCAGAGCACCTGAGAGGCTGGTACCACCGAAACAGAGGCCACagggaaggagggaggggaTTACTGGCTGGATATGACTTTGACAGTGGCTCTCAGCTCAGCTTGGGATATCAGACCATGCCGGCGGCCTTCAGCCACTCGAGCCGAGCCACCTCTTTCTCTTCAG tTTCCTCAGCAGAGAGCACAGGGAACTGGCGCAACCAGCTGGCAGTCGGCCTGACAGAGTTTGATGCACCTGACACACCTCAGTACCCTCATCCTGGAGCTTCAGCATCCCTGTACAACCGCAGTCCCACACATAACAG ATTTTACCTTGATGGGAGCTACATGAGCATCCACTGA